A single Sulfurimonas aquatica DNA region contains:
- a CDS encoding DNA-binding protein: MSKMSVSDAAEHFGVSKEAIHNRIRRGSLKVVVEDGIKMVIIDPLAQSSKSRVSSATQKSSTTNDRYYKLLAEQNEKLQSRIAFLEDETRTLRDQKELMLIEERKKIEQIYKDKDEQLKNILSSISSQFMLPNAKEEELEVEALEVEIEPNDEVEDDVSYVISLKKYLNSTKLSDKKREKIQKRFAKHAQKDKRITTIGKKYYIDTSKYDYSDLIR; the protein is encoded by the coding sequence ATGAGTAAAATGAGTGTAAGTGATGCGGCAGAGCATTTTGGTGTTTCAAAAGAGGCTATACATAATCGTATAAGACGAGGTTCACTAAAAGTAGTGGTAGAAGACGGCATAAAAATGGTAATAATTGACCCTTTGGCTCAATCTTCTAAGTCAAGAGTATCATCAGCTACTCAAAAATCAAGCACAACAAATGATAGATACTATAAACTTCTAGCAGAGCAAAACGAGAAGCTCCAATCTCGCATAGCGTTTTTAGAAGATGAGACGCGAACGCTTAGAGATCAAAAAGAGTTGATGCTTATAGAAGAACGAAAGAAAATAGAACAGATATATAAAGATAAAGACGAACAGTTAAAAAACATACTTAGTAGTATCTCTTCGCAGTTTATGTTACCTAACGCAAAAGAAGAAGAGCTTGAAGTTGAAGCACTTGAAGTGGAAATAGAACCTAACGATGAAGTAGAAGATGATGTTAGTTATGTTATATCTCTAAAAAAGTATCTAAACTCTACAAAACTCTCAGATAAAAAGAGAGAGAAGATACAAAAGAGATTTGCTAAACATGCGCAAAAAGATAAGAGAATTACAACTATAGGTAAAAAGTATTATATAGATACTTCAAAGTATGACTATAGTGACTTAATAAGATAA
- the flgE gene encoding flagellar hook protein FlgE, with amino-acid sequence MLKSLFAGVSGLQSHQVAMDVESNNIANVNTTGYKYSRANFSDLLAQTKSIATAPQGELGGRNAVQVGLGSQVSSMTRIYSQGSVQNTDKNTDVAIQGDGFFIVSPDGGNTYKYTRAGDFKFDSGGNFVDNGGFIVQGWSRDDETGVVDTSAPISNINIPPGLTTPANPTEDLVLKANLNSGPVVESFAPAYEVATTSTGDAVDTNGRVISSGDMGVMYNESGEALSLQDSQGVWASFKAATLPQGAAVAAGAVALDTTFTLDDGSTVNVTSAAGPATNTALNNANAFMAAINAKSAVTGVVASVSTLGELTLRNENSNVTAAHNINFTDNTGTSGIASGSSVTAYQYQYSPTSAVYTENANKTFTTIADLRAALQAQARADGGAANGIEVIVNEQGKLEISNTGTNATDDYDVNFRVTAISTAAITENTRFTSNMLALNTVIPAGSAGKAYSQAFNTATHSASIDVFDSLGSKHTVRMEFRKTSVDSATGSTWDMVVSVPAPAQIDTIAPLDEKTGSVKFNSDGSLATFNPPNISFTGNNGSSPDQQINLRFGTTNAFDGMTSFDSPSATSGISQDGFTGGDIVGIRIDQSGALIGSFSNGRSFALAQIGMAKFTNNEGLATEGGNVYAQTANSGDPIIGTAATAGRGFIQSSALEASNVDLSTALTQLIIIQRGYQANGKTITTSDQLLQTLIGLKN; translated from the coding sequence ATGTTAAAGTCACTTTTTGCCGGTGTATCCGGACTCCAATCACACCAAGTTGCGATGGATGTTGAATCAAACAATATTGCCAATGTGAATACTACAGGCTATAAATATTCTCGTGCAAACTTTTCAGATTTACTAGCTCAAACCAAATCAATTGCTACAGCTCCACAAGGTGAACTTGGTGGACGAAATGCAGTTCAAGTTGGACTTGGATCTCAGGTAAGCTCTATGACTAGAATCTACTCTCAAGGATCTGTCCAAAATACTGATAAAAATACCGATGTAGCTATTCAAGGTGATGGTTTCTTTATAGTCTCACCGGATGGTGGTAATACTTATAAGTATACACGTGCAGGAGATTTTAAATTTGATTCTGGCGGAAATTTTGTTGACAATGGTGGATTTATCGTTCAGGGATGGTCAAGAGACGATGAAACAGGAGTTGTAGATACAAGTGCTCCAATTTCAAATATAAACATACCACCAGGACTAACAACACCTGCAAATCCAACTGAAGATCTCGTACTAAAAGCAAACCTAAACTCTGGACCTGTTGTTGAGAGTTTTGCTCCAGCTTATGAGGTTGCAACTACTTCAACGGGTGATGCTGTAGATACCAATGGACGAGTAATATCTTCAGGGGATATGGGTGTTATGTATAACGAGAGTGGAGAAGCTCTCTCTTTGCAAGACTCACAGGGAGTTTGGGCTTCTTTTAAAGCAGCAACTCTTCCTCAAGGTGCAGCAGTAGCAGCCGGTGCAGTAGCACTAGATACGACATTTACTCTTGATGATGGAAGTACAGTAAATGTTACTTCAGCTGCAGGACCAGCAACAAATACAGCTCTAAACAATGCGAATGCTTTCATGGCAGCCATAAATGCAAAGAGTGCAGTAACAGGTGTGGTTGCATCTGTATCTACTTTAGGTGAATTAACACTTAGAAATGAAAACTCTAATGTAACAGCAGCACATAATATTAACTTTACTGACAATACAGGGACATCAGGAATAGCTTCAGGAAGTAGTGTCACTGCGTATCAGTATCAGTATAGTCCAACATCTGCAGTTTATACAGAAAATGCTAATAAAACATTTACAACAATCGCTGATCTTAGAGCTGCACTTCAAGCACAAGCAAGAGCTGATGGTGGTGCTGCAAATGGCATCGAGGTAATCGTAAATGAGCAAGGAAAACTTGAAATAAGTAATACTGGGACAAATGCGACAGATGATTATGATGTTAACTTCAGAGTAACTGCTATTAGTACAGCTGCAATTACAGAAAACACTAGATTTACTAGCAACATGTTAGCTTTAAATACTGTTATTCCAGCAGGAAGTGCAGGTAAAGCATATTCTCAAGCTTTTAACACGGCAACGCATTCTGCAAGTATTGATGTATTTGATTCTTTAGGCTCAAAGCATACAGTTAGAATGGAGTTTAGAAAAACTTCTGTTGATAGTGCGACAGGTAGTACATGGGATATGGTGGTAAGTGTGCCAGCTCCAGCTCAGATTGATACTATCGCTCCTTTAGACGAAAAAACGGGAAGTGTAAAGTTTAATAGTGATGGCTCACTTGCTACTTTTAACCCACCAAATATCTCTTTTACAGGAAATAATGGTTCGTCTCCAGATCAGCAGATTAATTTACGATTTGGTACTACTAATGCTTTTGATGGAATGACTAGTTTTGATTCACCATCAGCTACATCTGGAATTTCTCAGGATGGTTTTACTGGTGGAGATATCGTTGGTATCAGAATTGATCAAAGTGGCGCTCTTATTGGTTCATTCTCAAACGGTAGATCTTTTGCGCTCGCTCAAATTGGTATGGCTAAGTTTACAAATAACGAAGGTCTCGCTACCGAGGGTGGAAACGTATATGCGCAAACGGCCAACTCGGGAGATCCTATCATCGGTACAGCGGCAACGGCGGGACGTGGGTTTATCCAATCTTCCGCACTTGAAGCTTCCAACGTGGATCTTTCAACCGCTCTAACGCAGCTAATAATCATTCAACGTGGTTATCAAGCTAATGGTAAAACGATTACTACGTCCGACCAATTACTTCAAACTCTAATTGGACTGAAAAACTAG
- a CDS encoding succinate dehydrogenase/fumarate reductase iron-sulfur subunit, which yields MKISIKREDNIIKYELDLKDITLLEALNYIKSNLDNTLAFSSGCRSSVCGSCSMRVNEREELACNYKVQDGDSIEPLKNMSVIRDLVVDMDSAYKTNFKAKAWLNKLTQGVSLNHDDEKRNEVQSDCILCSACYSACPVYAVNGEFLGPFALTRVWKYVSDKRESDEKSKIDNVQSNGVWDCTLCNECTLVCPQDISSKADIEKLRAKSAGYGYMDPSFGSFGGGFGFDGSPSF from the coding sequence ATGAAGATAAGTATAAAAAGAGAAGATAATATTATAAAATATGAGCTTGATTTAAAAGATATCACACTCTTAGAAGCACTCAATTATATAAAAAGCAATCTAGATAATACTCTGGCGTTTAGCAGCGGCTGTAGAAGTAGCGTATGTGGCTCTTGCTCTATGCGCGTAAATGAGAGAGAAGAGCTTGCGTGTAACTATAAAGTTCAGGATGGCGATAGTATTGAGCCTCTTAAAAATATGAGTGTTATTAGAGATTTAGTTGTTGATATGGATAGCGCTTATAAGACAAACTTCAAAGCAAAGGCATGGCTCAATAAGCTCACCCAGGGAGTAAGCCTAAACCATGATGACGAAAAACGAAATGAAGTTCAGAGTGATTGCATACTCTGTAGCGCATGCTATTCCGCTTGTCCTGTATATGCTGTAAATGGAGAGTTCCTAGGGCCATTTGCCCTCACTCGCGTTTGGAAATACGTAAGTGATAAACGCGAGAGTGATGAGAAGAGTAAAATAGACAATGTTCAGAGTAATGGTGTTTGGGATTGTACTCTGTGTAACGAGTGTACTCTAGTCTGTCCTCAAGATATCTCAAGTAAAGCGGACATAGAAAAACTACGCGCAAAATCAGCGGGATATGGTTACATGGACCCTAGTTTTGGTAGCTTTGGTGGCGGATTTGGCTTTGATGGAAGCCCAAGTTTTTAG
- a CDS encoding YajQ family cyclic di-GMP-binding protein, whose product MAKEHSFDITAKIDMQNFKNAINLVDREVANRYDFKGTTYEVNFKEKEKVLVLVASSDNKLDALKDVVIAKFLKQELSSKVLEELRVEDSSGGNRKATFKVVDYIESKEAKKITAEIKKMKLKVTANIEGDSIRVKGAKLDDLQKVMKMVREEEWDAPLVFENMR is encoded by the coding sequence ATGGCAAAAGAGCACTCATTTGATATTACAGCAAAAATAGATATGCAAAACTTTAAAAATGCGATAAATCTAGTCGATAGAGAAGTGGCAAACAGATATGACTTTAAAGGGACTACATATGAAGTGAACTTTAAAGAAAAAGAGAAGGTTTTAGTTTTAGTGGCGTCATCAGATAACAAGCTTGACGCACTCAAAGATGTAGTAATAGCAAAGTTTTTAAAACAAGAGCTCTCTTCAAAAGTTTTAGAAGAGTTAAGAGTTGAAGACTCAAGCGGTGGTAATAGAAAAGCTACTTTTAAAGTAGTCGATTACATAGAGTCAAAAGAGGCTAAAAAAATAACTGCTGAGATAAAAAAGATGAAGTTAAAAGTAACTGCAAACATAGAAGGCGATAGCATCCGCGTTAAGGGAGCTAAACTTGATGATTTGCAAAAAGTTATGAAGATGGTTAGAGAAGAAGAGTGGGATGCGCCACTAGTTTTTGAAAATATGAGATAA
- the purT gene encoding formate-dependent phosphoribosylglycinamide formyltransferase → MQFSAPLKSNSKKVMLLGSGELGKEVAIEAQRLGLEVIAVDRYQNAPAHHVAHRSYVVNMQDKDALLEIIYREKPDYILPEIEAISIDALFAAEDKGYNVIPNANAVSKTMNRKNIRTFAAEVLGLKTGPYEFVTTEEELEKASARMEYPCVIKPVMSSSGHGQSICKSADAVGESWEIAKEARGDASELIVEAFIDFDYEITLLTARNGSETVFCEPIGHEQRDGDYVFSWQPMQMSEEAKKKAQDMAKTITDGLGGRGIFGVEMFVKGDEVYFSEVSPRPHDTGMVTLITQSQSEFALHLRAVLGLPLGFTFYGGGASAAYKTQMKHSNAPVIKVDDSLFCENSFIRVFSKPEAHAGRRLAVALVYDEVEAALEKARELIEKIEDN, encoded by the coding sequence ATGCAATTCTCCGCTCCCCTCAAATCAAACTCAAAAAAAGTAATGTTGCTAGGTTCTGGCGAACTTGGAAAAGAAGTAGCTATCGAAGCTCAGCGTTTAGGCCTTGAAGTTATCGCAGTTGATAGATACCAAAACGCGCCTGCGCATCATGTGGCACACCGCTCTTACGTTGTAAATATGCAAGACAAAGACGCTCTTTTAGAGATAATCTACCGTGAAAAACCTGATTATATACTTCCAGAAATAGAGGCAATAAGTATCGACGCTCTTTTTGCAGCTGAAGATAAGGGTTACAACGTAATTCCAAACGCAAATGCGGTAAGTAAAACTATGAACCGTAAAAACATACGTACGTTTGCGGCGGAAGTTCTAGGTCTTAAAACTGGTCCTTATGAGTTTGTTACTACTGAAGAGGAGCTTGAAAAAGCATCTGCTAGAATGGAATACCCTTGTGTTATAAAACCCGTTATGAGCTCATCTGGACATGGTCAGAGTATCTGTAAGAGCGCTGACGCAGTTGGAGAGTCATGGGAGATTGCAAAAGAGGCGCGTGGAGACGCAAGTGAGCTTATCGTTGAAGCCTTTATAGACTTTGATTATGAGATAACTTTACTTACTGCTCGCAATGGCAGTGAGACAGTATTTTGTGAGCCTATAGGACACGAACAACGCGATGGCGACTATGTCTTTTCATGGCAACCGATGCAGATGAGTGAAGAGGCTAAGAAAAAAGCTCAAGATATGGCTAAGACTATAACTGATGGGTTAGGTGGCCGTGGAATTTTTGGCGTAGAGATGTTTGTAAAGGGTGACGAGGTTTACTTTTCAGAAGTCTCTCCTCGTCCACACGATACAGGCATGGTTACACTTATTACACAATCTCAAAGCGAGTTCGCTCTTCATCTTCGCGCTGTTCTTGGACTGCCTCTTGGGTTTACTTTTTATGGCGGTGGCGCTTCCGCTGCGTATAAAACGCAGATGAAACATAGTAACGCCCCGGTTATCAAGGTTGATGACTCACTCTTTTGTGAGAACTCGTTTATAAGAGTCTTCTCTAAACCAGAAGCGCATGCAGGTCGCCGTTTGGCAGTTGCTCTTGTTTATGATGAAGTTGAAGCTGCTCTAGAGAAGGCTCGTGAACTTATCGAAAAAATCGAGGATAATTAA
- a CDS encoding FAD-dependent oxidoreductase, protein MNYKSDVLIIGAGGAGLTAALHAKESGASVRVLTKEYPTRSQTCMAQGGMNAALANVSEDSVEAHIANTLKSAHGEADEEAVRFMCSEAINAVEWLDSIGVCFSRTADSKIAQRTLGGASAPRACYAQDYTGLKILHTIYDRCLSQDIEILNEKYLLDILKDESGVVKGAKVLDIRSGDIEIYEASAVILASGGYSRIYDKNSTNSTASTGDGIAAASRAGAKLIDMEFVQFHPTALKNSSILISESARGEGGYLLNSKGKRFTNELAPRDVVSRAINDEINKGEEIFLDIRHLGEELINEGLPQERKLAKLYENVDPVHELIPVRPVAHYTMGGIEVDNKSKTSLDGLYACGECANHRVHGANRLGGNSLLEIVVFGKEAGLNAAKYALETKNAQSELVLEDGFFEEIKECKNEIDFYAKREHVGNMFYKDVGIVRTQEQLKSALLEVKELQASLNLMGVSDKSKVYNTNLVEFIEFKNMLEVCEQVVSSAIKREVSCGAHYIV, encoded by the coding sequence ATGAATTATAAAAGTGATGTATTAATTATTGGAGCTGGTGGGGCTGGTTTAACTGCGGCTCTGCATGCTAAAGAGAGTGGAGCAAGTGTAAGAGTTCTCACTAAAGAGTATCCAACGAGAAGTCAAACCTGTATGGCACAAGGTGGTATGAACGCAGCACTAGCAAATGTAAGTGAGGATAGTGTTGAAGCCCATATTGCTAACACACTTAAATCTGCTCATGGCGAGGCTGATGAAGAGGCAGTTAGGTTTATGTGTAGTGAAGCTATAAACGCAGTGGAGTGGTTAGACTCTATAGGCGTATGTTTCTCCCGCACGGCTGATTCAAAGATAGCGCAAAGAACACTCGGTGGTGCTTCTGCACCAAGAGCCTGTTATGCACAAGACTATACGGGTCTTAAGATACTTCATACTATCTATGACAGATGTCTCTCCCAAGATATTGAGATACTCAATGAGAAGTATCTGCTTGATATTTTAAAAGATGAGAGTGGAGTAGTAAAGGGCGCTAAAGTTCTAGATATTAGAAGTGGTGATATAGAGATATATGAAGCAAGCGCCGTTATCCTCGCGAGTGGTGGATATAGCCGAATATATGATAAAAACTCGACTAACTCCACTGCTTCAACAGGTGATGGCATAGCCGCTGCAAGTCGCGCTGGAGCAAAACTTATAGATATGGAGTTTGTACAGTTTCATCCTACAGCTCTGAAAAACTCATCTATACTTATAAGTGAGAGCGCTCGTGGCGAAGGTGGGTATCTACTTAACTCAAAGGGAAAGCGTTTTACTAACGAGTTAGCGCCTCGAGACGTAGTGAGTCGCGCTATAAATGACGAGATTAACAAGGGTGAAGAGATATTTTTAGATATTCGGCACCTTGGAGAAGAACTTATAAACGAAGGACTTCCTCAAGAGAGAAAACTAGCAAAACTCTATGAAAACGTAGACCCGGTACATGAACTTATTCCCGTGCGTCCAGTTGCTCATTATACTATGGGCGGCATTGAAGTAGATAACAAGTCTAAAACATCTTTAGATGGTCTTTACGCTTGTGGAGAGTGTGCCAACCATAGAGTTCACGGCGCAAATCGTCTCGGTGGAAACTCACTCTTAGAGATAGTGGTTTTTGGAAAAGAAGCGGGACTAAATGCCGCAAAATACGCACTTGAAACAAAAAATGCACAGAGTGAGTTAGTTTTAGAAGACGGTTTTTTTGAAGAGATAAAAGAGTGTAAAAATGAGATAGACTTTTATGCTAAACGCGAGCATGTAGGAAATATGTTTTATAAAGACGTTGGCATAGTAAGAACGCAAGAGCAGTTAAAATCGGCCTTGTTAGAAGTCAAAGAGTTGCAAGCAAGTCTAAATCTGATGGGAGTGAGTGATAAGTCCAAAGTTTATAACACAAACCTTGTTGAGTTTATAGAGTTTAAAAACATGTTGGAAGTTTGTGAGCAGGTTGTGAGTAGCGCAATTAAACGCGAGGTGAGCTGTGGTGCTCACTACATAGTATAG
- a CDS encoding beta-propeller domain-containing protein: protein MRLLTLLTMLFYLLQASETLRIQKGWQLIGVPTTLDVEQLLNNENVDIVWGFDANTQSWMGYSPEVQKNTQIVASYKQLTSLKPYQAMLILSKENWSLEYEPEQNLQSPKNSSIELLTGWNLVALPQKSIISDKLFGDALVWKFSQGSDWQTNKNDLNFPSIESITLGEGLWVKSESNVNIDINTKSSELSTFNSEESMLSYIRKMVRMNEYYSYSFALLETTDTAVLNNVATPSTSDETAKDTTSTNLQESGVDEGDILKHDGVHIFSVDNSNHKIIITSFTNIARQIYTPINSIDYTDKYITSMYLQNSRLVVVSNANNYNYYSYSIAMPSQYSSSFNIDIYDISDINSISLTATHNVEGYYVDSRLIDNNFYLISSFSPFLVYSYNKIDEYRYDYENPTITSEKLTPKITSNGVTSELINPLKFYAPIKLNQRANITSISSFNIDSGVYNNTSSFLGNSTTQYVSTSSIYLVSNEYPLYYDFTNYKEQQMIYHFSLDENLSYKSRGLVEGRMLNQFSMSEKDEYLRVATTSGWAWWGGGETTNSIYTLKDVDKELQMQATLTGLGKEGETIRAVRFMGDRGYVVTFRQTDPLYTIDLSDPTNPQTVGELSIPGFSSYLHVVDENRVLSIGRNADESGIAQELQFQLFDVSDFTNPKLADKIQIGDRYSYSEAEHNHKAFTYRASDLMFGVPYRNYSSSYSEHFGIYQIDGMSIKAITAIDSDNSNWGDVGRGLLFDLDSSSYGALFKGSNIISKNLGVTK from the coding sequence ATGCGTTTACTAACTCTACTCACCATGCTCTTTTACCTACTACAAGCGAGTGAAACTCTACGTATTCAAAAAGGGTGGCAACTCATAGGTGTACCTACAACTCTGGATGTTGAACAACTGCTTAATAATGAAAATGTTGACATAGTCTGGGGCTTTGATGCAAATACTCAGAGCTGGATGGGTTACTCACCAGAAGTCCAAAAAAATACTCAGATAGTTGCTAGCTATAAGCAACTCACTTCACTCAAACCTTATCAAGCTATGCTGATTCTCTCAAAAGAAAACTGGAGTTTAGAGTATGAGCCTGAGCAGAATTTACAGAGTCCAAAAAATAGCAGTATTGAACTTCTAACTGGCTGGAATCTCGTTGCCCTACCTCAAAAAAGCATCATAAGCGATAAACTTTTTGGGGATGCATTAGTTTGGAAATTCTCTCAAGGAAGTGACTGGCAAACAAACAAAAATGACTTGAACTTTCCCTCTATAGAGAGTATAACTCTAGGCGAAGGGCTTTGGGTTAAGAGTGAGTCAAACGTAAATATAGATATAAATACAAAATCATCAGAGTTAAGCACTTTTAACTCAGAGGAGTCTATGCTCTCTTACATTAGAAAGATGGTTCGTATGAATGAGTACTACTCCTACAGTTTTGCCCTCCTTGAAACTACCGACACAGCAGTTTTAAACAATGTTGCAACACCAAGTACAAGTGATGAAACAGCCAAAGACACTACAAGTACGAATCTTCAGGAGAGTGGTGTAGATGAGGGAGATATTTTAAAGCATGATGGAGTACATATTTTTAGTGTGGATAATTCAAATCATAAAATTATAATCACGAGCTTTACAAATATTGCGCGGCAGATTTACACCCCAATTAATTCAATAGACTATACAGACAAATACATTACCTCCATGTATCTTCAAAACTCCAGACTTGTCGTAGTCTCAAATGCAAATAACTATAATTACTATTCATACTCTATCGCAATGCCATCACAATATAGCTCTTCATTTAACATAGATATTTATGATATTTCAGATATCAACAGCATCTCCTTAACTGCGACTCATAATGTTGAAGGCTACTATGTTGATAGTAGACTCATAGATAACAACTTTTATCTCATCTCTTCATTTTCTCCCTTCTTAGTCTATAGTTACAACAAAATAGACGAGTATAGATATGATTATGAAAACCCAACTATAACAAGCGAAAAACTAACGCCAAAGATAACCTCAAATGGAGTAACGTCAGAACTTATAAATCCTCTGAAGTTTTATGCCCCTATAAAACTTAACCAAAGAGCAAATATTACCTCCATAAGTAGCTTTAACATCGATAGCGGCGTTTATAACAATACAAGTTCATTTTTAGGAAACAGCACAACTCAGTATGTTTCAACTTCATCCATCTACCTTGTCTCAAATGAGTACCCGCTCTACTATGACTTTACTAACTACAAAGAACAGCAGATGATTTACCACTTCTCTTTAGATGAGAACCTATCCTATAAAAGTCGTGGATTGGTTGAAGGAAGAATGCTTAACCAGTTTAGCATGAGTGAAAAAGATGAGTACCTTAGAGTTGCTACCACTTCTGGTTGGGCATGGTGGGGAGGTGGAGAGACTACCAACTCCATTTACACTCTAAAAGACGTAGATAAAGAGCTTCAAATGCAAGCAACGCTTACAGGTCTTGGCAAAGAGGGAGAGACCATCCGTGCCGTTCGTTTTATGGGAGATCGTGGCTATGTTGTAACGTTTAGGCAAACGGATCCTCTCTATACCATAGACCTAAGCGATCCTACTAATCCACAAACAGTTGGAGAGCTCTCTATCCCTGGATTTTCAAGCTACCTTCATGTTGTAGATGAAAATAGAGTCTTAAGCATTGGCCGTAATGCAGATGAGAGTGGCATTGCTCAAGAGTTACAGTTTCAACTCTTTGACGTAAGTGATTTTACAAATCCAAAACTTGCAGATAAAATCCAAATCGGGGACAGATATAGCTATAGTGAAGCAGAACATAACCATAAAGCCTTCACATACAGAGCAAGTGACCTGATGTTTGGAGTGCCCTACAGAAACTACTCATCAAGTTATAGTGAACATTTTGGTATCTACCAGATAGACGGTATGAGTATAAAAGCAATTACTGCCATTGACTCAGATAACTCTAACTGGGGAGACGTTGGGAGGGGTTTACTTTTTGATCTAGATAGTTCTAGTTACGGAGCTCTCTTTAAAGGCTCAAACATTATCTCTAAAAACTTAGGAGTTACAAAATGA
- a CDS encoding YqaA family protein, producing the protein MLELTLFVTAFLAATILPFSSEAAFLVALSNDMPTLNAILSASSGNILAIIFNYYLGYFLYEKTKTKLLKSKIGNRSYALGHKYGYFALLLSWLPIVGDPLTLVAGLVRLKFVWFVIIAGVLRVARYYFLTLMI; encoded by the coding sequence ATGCTAGAACTTACTCTTTTTGTAACTGCGTTTCTAGCAGCTACAATCCTCCCTTTTTCCTCTGAAGCCGCTTTTTTAGTAGCACTCTCAAACGATATGCCGACTCTTAATGCCATACTTAGTGCTTCATCCGGAAATATCTTAGCGATTATCTTTAACTACTATCTAGGCTACTTTTTATATGAAAAGACAAAAACAAAACTCCTAAAATCTAAGATTGGAAATCGCTCTTATGCTCTAGGGCATAAGTATGGGTACTTTGCGCTACTTCTATCTTGGTTACCGATAGTGGGCGATCCACTCACTCTAGTAGCAGGTCTTGTTAGACTGAAGTTTGTTTGGTTTGTTATTATAGCCGGAGTGTTAAGAGTCGCTAGATACTATTTTTTAACTCTTATGATATAA
- a CDS encoding D-2-hydroxyacid dehydrogenase — translation MQITLLDTLTFGSTDLKGFNDLGNVTSYETTSSDLTQERITNAEVVVTNKVLITKEHMQKTPSLKLICVAATGMNNVDLEAAKELNIEVKNVAGYSTDSVIQHTFSMLFYLLGHSRYYDEVVKDGTYSRSPIFTDVSQPFFEVKGKKWGIIGLGEIGRGVANIAKAFGAEVFYYSTSGVNRTEDFQRTNLDELLKTCDIISIHAPLNDKTNNLLDYEQLLTCKDGATVLNLGRGGIINEEAIAKIIDEKNIFFGLDVLTKEPMRENHPLLSVKNRDSLYITPHIAWTSVEARDKLIASVIENIKSSF, via the coding sequence ATGCAAATAACTCTTTTAGATACTCTTACGTTTGGAAGCACTGACTTAAAAGGCTTTAATGATTTAGGCAACGTCACGTCGTATGAGACTACTTCATCTGATTTAACGCAAGAGAGAATAACAAACGCTGAGGTTGTAGTTACTAACAAAGTTCTCATTACAAAAGAGCATATGCAAAAAACCCCATCGCTTAAGCTAATCTGCGTTGCGGCGACTGGGATGAATAACGTAGACCTTGAAGCCGCTAAAGAGTTAAATATAGAGGTTAAAAACGTAGCAGGATACTCGACTGATTCAGTAATCCAGCATACGTTTTCTATGCTCTTTTATCTTTTGGGTCACTCAAGATATTATGATGAAGTTGTAAAAGACGGTACGTACTCTAGAAGTCCCATCTTTACAGACGTGTCTCAACCTTTCTTTGAAGTGAAAGGTAAAAAATGGGGTATCATCGGTTTAGGCGAAATAGGCCGTGGCGTGGCAAATATAGCTAAAGCGTTTGGCGCTGAAGTTTTTTACTACTCTACAAGCGGAGTAAATCGTACTGAGGATTTTCAAAGAACAAATCTTGACGAGTTGCTAAAAACCTGTGACATCATCTCTATTCACGCTCCATTAAATGACAAAACTAATAACCTTTTAGATTATGAACAGTTGTTAACTTGTAAAGATGGAGCTACAGTTTTAAACCTAGGGCGCGGTGGTATCATCAATGAAGAGGCAATTGCTAAGATTATAGATGAGAAAAATATCTTCTTTGGCTTGGATGTTTTAACGAAAGAGCCTATGAGAGAAAATCATCCACTACTAAGCGTTAAAAATAGAGATAGCCTCTACATAACGCCACATATAGCTTGGACTTCAGTTGAGGCTAGAGATAAACTTATAGCTAGCGTTATAGAAAATATAAAGAGCTCTTTTTAA